The Paramisgurnus dabryanus chromosome 1, PD_genome_1.1, whole genome shotgun sequence genome includes a window with the following:
- the ndufb2 gene encoding NADH dehydrogenase [ubiquinone] 1 beta subcomplex subunit 2, mitochondrial, protein MSCLRRTAGVLRAGLQLFRRGPQQMTVRKAGGGPHIEAQYRQPPQITKNQKFQAEILSGAMWFWILWHSWHDPDAVLGHFPWPDTSAWTDEELGIPPDDE, encoded by the exons ATGTCTTGTCTCAGGAGGACAGCGGGTGTCCTCCGGGCCGGTCTGCAGCTTTTCAGACGTGGACCTCAGCAGATGACCGTCAGAAA GGCAGGAGGAGGCCCTCACATTGAAGCTCAGTACAGACAACCTCCTCAGATCACAAAGAACCAGAAGTTTCAGGCAGAGATCCTAAGTGGTGCCATGTGGTTCTGGATCCTGTGGCACTCCTGGCATGATCCAGATGCCGTACTG GGTCACTTTCCATGGCCTGACACCTCTGCATGGACAGATGAGGAGCTGGGAATCCCTCCTGATGATGAGTAG